A section of the Pirellulales bacterium genome encodes:
- a CDS encoding AMP-binding protein gives MPDTTPETRRRLESLDPAALDQYQLDRVNELLAKILPDNAFYAAKFASARLPLKSLDELAHLPFTFKDELLGAPGSGGYAANLTYRREQYVRFHQTSGTRGRPLVVLDTAEDWQWWITCWNYILDAAGVTHQDVAVMAFSFGPFVGFWSAHDAAIARGCLVVPGGGMNSLARLELLRTSQATVMFCTPSYALHLAEVARERQIDTGALPVRILILAGEPGGSIPAVRRRIEDAWQAQVFDHAGATEVGPWGFADVESSGLHINESQFIAEFLSLDTGGPAHEGELSELVLTTLGRPGCPVVRYRTGDLVRPSWQHDRPVGFVLLEGGVLARADDMLIVRGVNVFPSAIEQILRSFPEVPEYRLTAHKVAEMDQLLVEIEDHLDQPGRVAEELRLRLGLKVEVRTVA, from the coding sequence ATGCCCGATACCACACCCGAGACACGTCGCAGATTGGAATCTCTCGATCCCGCCGCGCTCGATCAGTATCAGCTTGATCGTGTGAACGAGTTGCTGGCAAAAATCCTGCCCGACAACGCCTTCTATGCGGCCAAGTTCGCTAGCGCCCGGCTGCCGCTGAAGTCGCTCGACGAGTTGGCCCACCTGCCGTTTACATTCAAGGACGAATTGCTCGGCGCGCCGGGCAGCGGCGGCTACGCGGCCAATCTAACGTATCGGCGTGAGCAATACGTCCGTTTCCATCAGACGTCCGGCACGCGCGGGCGACCGCTGGTGGTGCTCGACACGGCTGAGGACTGGCAGTGGTGGATCACCTGCTGGAACTACATCCTCGATGCCGCCGGGGTCACGCACCAAGACGTCGCTGTAATGGCATTCTCGTTCGGACCGTTCGTCGGCTTTTGGAGCGCCCACGACGCGGCGATTGCCCGCGGCTGCTTGGTGGTTCCGGGGGGCGGTATGAATTCGCTCGCGCGGTTGGAACTGCTGCGCACCAGCCAGGCGACCGTGATGTTCTGCACGCCCAGCTACGCCTTGCACCTGGCCGAGGTTGCGCGCGAGCGACAAATTGACACAGGCGCTCTCCCGGTCCGCATACTGATCCTGGCCGGCGAACCAGGAGGTTCGATTCCCGCCGTGCGACGGCGAATCGAGGACGCCTGGCAGGCCCAGGTCTTCGATCACGCGGGGGCCACGGAAGTAGGACCATGGGGCTTTGCCGACGTAGAGAGCAGCGGACTGCACATCAACGAAAGCCAGTTCATCGCCGAGTTTCTGTCGCTTGATACGGGCGGTCCGGCGCACGAAGGAGAGCTTTCCGAGTTGGTGCTGACCACGCTGGGGCGGCCCGGGTGCCCGGTCGTGCGGTATCGTACAGGTGATTTAGTTCGGCCCTCTTGGCAACATGACCGTCCAGTGGGTTTCGTCCTGCTCGAAGGGGGCGTCCTGGCGCGGGCCGACGATATGCTGATCGTACGTGGCGTGAATGTATTCCCCAGCGCCATCGAACAGATCCTGCGCAGCTTTCCCGAGGTGCCGGAATATCGGCTCACCGCGCACAAAGTGGCCGAGATGGACCAACTGCTGGTCGAAATCGAAGACCATCTCGACCAGCCCGGTCGCGTGGCCGAAGAGCTGCGATTGCGGCTAGGATTGAAGGTCGAAGTGCGCACGGTCGC
- a CDS encoding MFS transporter, producing the protein MSTAPRKTALLIIFLTVFIDLLGFGIVLPLLPIYGKAFAEKHGFSEHQIGIIVGLLMSSFSAMQFVFLPIWGRLSDRFGRRPVIIMGLAGSTFFYAMFGVATMWRSLAGLFVTRIGAGIAGATISTAQAFIADCTPKNERARGMALIGAAFALGFTVGPVLGGAALLAGGDVVASPWPGFLAAALSGGALLLAIARLPESLTRDSESAARSLFDRTALQAALSRPSIGLLLAASFVAVLSFANFESTLSVQIEHLVDNKRGENVMDEMADVLEPAQGTADPSAVGAVPAGVRSGALAWLASIGERLGYASAQELTLFVILVTFTYLGVILTLAQGFLVRRLSGRLSEGAMAAGGAVTAIGGFVLLAVAAQRNDFSLLLEAMALEVIGFAFVNPSLQSLLSRRSDPREQGSILGLGQSMTTLARILGPVLGMSLFARRSDFPYWAATGLMVLGLVMIVTAARSGKDFVE; encoded by the coding sequence ATGTCGACTGCTCCCCGCAAGACCGCGCTGCTGATCATCTTTCTGACGGTCTTTATCGACTTGTTGGGTTTCGGCATCGTCCTGCCACTGTTGCCGATTTATGGCAAGGCGTTTGCCGAGAAGCACGGCTTCTCCGAGCATCAGATCGGCATAATCGTGGGGTTGTTGATGTCGAGCTTCTCGGCCATGCAGTTTGTATTCTTGCCGATCTGGGGAAGGCTGTCCGATCGGTTCGGCCGGCGGCCGGTCATCATTATGGGACTGGCGGGCTCGACGTTTTTCTATGCCATGTTCGGCGTGGCAACTATGTGGCGGAGCCTGGCCGGACTGTTCGTCACGCGAATCGGCGCGGGCATTGCCGGCGCCACGATCTCGACCGCTCAGGCCTTCATCGCTGATTGCACGCCCAAGAACGAGCGCGCCCGGGGGATGGCATTGATCGGCGCCGCCTTCGCGCTGGGGTTCACGGTGGGGCCTGTGCTCGGGGGCGCTGCACTGTTGGCGGGTGGAGACGTGGTTGCCAGTCCCTGGCCCGGTTTCCTGGCCGCGGCGCTGTCGGGCGGGGCTTTGCTGCTGGCCATTGCCCGCTTGCCGGAATCGCTCACCCGTGACAGCGAGAGTGCCGCGCGCAGTCTGTTCGATCGCACAGCATTGCAGGCCGCGCTGTCGCGACCGTCGATCGGGCTGTTGCTGGCGGCATCGTTCGTGGCAGTCTTGTCCTTTGCCAATTTCGAGTCGACCCTGTCGGTGCAGATCGAGCATTTGGTCGACAACAAGCGCGGCGAAAACGTCATGGACGAGATGGCAGACGTCTTGGAGCCCGCACAGGGCACCGCTGATCCGTCGGCTGTGGGCGCAGTGCCGGCCGGCGTCCGCTCCGGGGCGCTCGCGTGGTTGGCTTCAATCGGCGAACGACTGGGCTATGCTAGCGCTCAGGAGCTGACACTGTTTGTTATTCTGGTGACATTTACATACCTAGGAGTGATCCTCACCCTGGCGCAGGGGTTTCTCGTCCGCCGCTTGTCGGGCCGCTTGTCCGAAGGGGCGATGGCCGCCGGCGGTGCCGTGACGGCGATCGGGGGTTTTGTGCTGCTGGCCGTGGCCGCGCAGCGCAATGATTTCTCGTTATTGCTCGAGGCCATGGCCCTGGAAGTGATCGGCTTTGCCTTCGTCAATCCGTCGCTGCAATCCCTGCTGTCGCGCCGCAGCGATCCACGCGAGCAAGGAAGCATTCTCGGGCTGGGGCAAAGCATGACAACGCTGGCGCGCATTCTGGGGCCGGTGCTCGGCATGAGCCTGTTCGCCCGCCGCTCGGACTTTCCTTACTGGGCCGCGACTGGGCTGATGGTGCTGGGCCTGGTGATGATCGTGACGGCAGCCCGCAGCGGTAAGGATTTTGTAGAGTAA